The Neisseria subflava genomic interval TTTTGGGCAATCAGGCAAGCAAAGTCATTTCCGCTTTGGGCGAGATTACCGTTGAGTGTCTGCCCGAACACTATGTTTCAGTGATGACCACGTTGCGCGACCATGAAGAACTGCATTTCGAGCTTTTGGTCGATTTGTGCGGCGTCGATTACAGCACTTACAAAAACGAAGCATGGCAGGGCAAACGCTTCGCCGTTGTCAGCCAGCTTCTTTCCGTTAAAAACAATCAGCGCATCCGCGTGCGCGTCTGGGTTTCAGACGACGATTTCCCCGTGGTCGAATCCGTGGTTCCCGTTTACAACAGCGCAGATTGGTATGAGCGTGAAGCCTTCGATTTGTACGGCATCATGTTCAACAACCATCCCGACTTGCGCCGCATCCTGACCGATTACGGTTTCGTCGGACATCCGTTCCGCAAAGACTTCCCGATTTCCGGCTATGTGGAAATGCGTTACGACGAAGAGCAAAAACGCGTGATTTACCAACCTGTTACCATTGAGCCGCGCGAGATCACGCCGCGTATCGTCCGTGAGGAGAACTACGGTGGCCAATAAATTAAGAAACTACACCATCAACTTCGGCCCGCAACACCCTGCGGCGCACGGCGTATTGCGTATGATTTTGGAGTTGGACGGCGAACAAATCGTCCGTGCCGACCCGCATATCGGCCTCCTGCACCGAGGCACCGAAAAACTGGCGGAAACCAAAACCTACCTGCAAGCCCTGCCTTATATGGACAGACTGGACTACGTTTCCATGATGGTCAACGAGCAGGCGTATTGTTTGGCAGTAGAAAAACTTGCCGGTATTGATGTACCTATCCGCGCCCAATACATCCGCGTCATGTTCGCCGAAGTAACGCGCATCCTCAACCACTTGATGGGCATTGGTTCGCACGCATTCGACATCGGCGCGATGACCGCCATTCTCTACGCCTTCCGCGACCGCGAAGAGCTGATGGACTTGTATGAAGCTGTGTCCGGCGCGCGTATGCACGCAGCCTATTTCCGTCCCGGCGGCGTTTACCGCGACCTGCCCGACTTCATGCCTAAATACGAGAGCAGCAAATTCCGCAACGCCAAAGTATTGAAGCAGCTCAACGAATCCCGCGAAGGCACCATGCTCGACTTTATCGACGCCTTCTGCGAACGCTTCCCGAAAAACATCGACACACTCGAAACCCTCTTGACCGACAACCGCATCTGGAAACAACGTACCGTCGGCATCGGCGTCGTCTCCCCCGAGCGCGCCATGCAGAAAGGCTTTACCGGCGTGATGTTGCGCGGTTCGGGCGTGGAATGGGACGTGCGTAAGAAACAGCCGTATGAAGTGTACGACCAAATGGATTTCGACATCCCCGTCGGCGTTAACGGCGACTGCTACGACCGCTACCTCTGCCGTATGGAAGAAATGCGTCAATCCGTACGCATCATCAAACAATGTGCCGACTGGCTGCGTGTCAATCCCGGCCCGGTCATCACCACAAACCACAAATTTGCCCCGCCCAAACGCACCGAAATGAAAACAGGTATGGAAGACCTGATTCACCATTTCAAACTCTTTACCGAGGGTATGCACGTTCCTGAGGGTGAGACCTACACCGCTGTCGAACATCCGAAAGGCGAGTTCGGCGTTTACATCATTTCAGACGGCGCAAACAAACCCTACCGCCTGAAAATCCGCGCACCTGGCTTCGCCCACCTGCAAGGCATGGACGAAATGGCAAAAGGCCACATGCTCGCCGACGTCGTTGCCATCATCGGTACGCAGGACATCGTATTCGGGGAGGTTGACCGATAATGTTATCCGCAGAATCCTTAAAACAAATCGACATCGAGTTGGCGAAATATCCCGCCGACCAACGCCGCAGCGCCATCATGGGCGCGTTGCGTATCGCTCAAACCGAAAAAGGCTGGCTTGCTCCCGAGACCATCGCCTTTGTCGCAGACTATATCGGCATCTCGCCTGCACAAGCCTACGAAGTCGCTACTTTCTACAATATGTACGACCTTGAGCCTGTCGGCAAATACAAACTGACCGTTTGTACCAACCTGCCCTGCGCCCTGCGCGGCGGTATGGCTACCGGCGAATACCTCAAACAAAAACTCGGTATCGGCTACGGCGAAACCACGCCTGACGGCAAATTTACCCTAGTCGAGGGCGAATGCATGGGCGCATGTGGTGACGCTCCGGTCATGCTGGTCAACAACCACAGCATGTGCAGCTTTATGACTGAAGAGGCGATTGAGAAAAAATTAGCAGAATTAGAATAGATCGTCTGAACACATTAGGTTTTTAATCAAACTTACTAGTTATTCCAAAATTTTAAATTGTGATTTAAAAGTAACAATAAAAAGGGAAGCGGTTAATGAAAGGGATAATTGTTAAGTGGGATGATGAGAAAGGTTATGGTTTTATACGGATAGATGGTAGTAAACAAGAAATTTTCTGCCATATTTCTGACTTTTCCCAAAGAAGCCCTCGTCCTGAACTTAATGAGGCGGTTGGCTTTGAAGTATCTGCTAACGGAAAAGGAAAAAATGTTGCTAAACAGATTCGTTACTTGAATCGTGAGGCAAGAGATTTTAAGCAGAATCATAACCATCGTTCGAGTGCAAAGAAAAAATCATTTTTTGCCTTAGATTCGTCGTCTTTCATATTGACGAAATTGGTAGGGTTGGCACTTTTTGGGTTAATTGGTTATCAGATATATCAATTCGCTGCAGCAAAATTAGTCCCTAAACAAACTAATGCACCAGTAGAGCTTAATGATCCAGCTACGATACAAGCTAAAAAAAGCAATAGTAATAAATATCGTTGTGATGGCAGGCAATATTGTTCTCAGATGGTGTCATGCGAAGAGGCCAAATGGTTTTTACAGAATTGTTCTGATACCAAAATGGATGGTGATGGTGATGGGATTCCATGTGAAGATAAATGCGGTGGATGGTGATACTTTCAGTAAAGTAGACTAGGTCTATAACCATGAAAACGAAATACAAGGTCGTCTGAAATATCAACTTTAGTGAATCAACATATTTTAGACGGCATAGAGTCGATATACAAAGATATATTAGGCCGTCTGAAAACAACGGCTGCAACCGATACGAAAACAAACAGGCACACCAAAAATGGCTATTTACCAATCAGGCGTGATTTTTGACCAAGTGGATACCGCCAATCCCGATTGCTGGACATTGGACGAATACGTCAAACGTGGCGGCTATACCGCCCTGCGTAAAATCCTGTCCGAAAACATCTCGCAAACCGATGTGATTGACGAAGTCAAAACCTCCGGTTTGCGCGGTCGTGGCGGTGCGGGCTTCCCGACCGGTTTGAAATGGAGCTTTATGCCCCGTTCCTTCCCGGGCGAAAAATATGTGGTTTGTAACACCGACGAAGGCGAGCCGGGTACATTTAAAGACCGCGACATCATCATGTTCAATCCTCATGCCCTGATTGAAGGCATGATTATTGCCGGTTACGCGATGGGTGCGAAAGCCGGCTACAACTATATCCACGGCGAAATTTTTGAAGGCTACCAACGCTTTGAAGCCGCTTTGGAGCAGGCGCGTGCCGCAGGTTTTTTAGGTAAAAATATTTTGGGTTCGGATTTTGAATTTGAACTCTTCGCCCACCACGGCTACGGCGCATACATTTGCGGTGAAGAAACCGCATTGCTCGAATCGCTGGAAGGCAAAAAAGGCCAGCCGCGCTTCAAACCGCCGTTCCCCGCCTCGTTCGGCCTGTACGGCAAACCGACCACCATCAACAATACCGAAACGTTCTCCTCCGTTCCATTCATTATCCGTGACGGCGGACAGGCGTTTGCCGATAAAGGTATTCCGAATGCAGGCGGTACCAAATTATTCTGTATTTCCGGTCATGTCGAGCGTCCGGGCAACTATGAAGTGCCATTGGGTACACCGTTTGCCGAAGTCTTGAAAATGGCGGGTGGTATGCGCGGCGGTAAAAAACTCAAAGCCGTTATTCCCGGCGGTTCGTCTGCGCCAGTTTTGCCTGCCGATATCATGATGCAGACCAATATGGACTATGACTCGATTTCCAAAGCGGGCTCGATGCTGGGTTCCGGCGCAATTATCGTCATGGACGAAGACGTGTGCATGGTGAAAGCCCTTGAGCGCCTGAGCTACTTCTACTACGACGAGTCTTGCGGCCAATGTACACCTTGCCGAGAAGGTACAGGCTGGCTTTACCGCATCGTCCACCGTATCGTAGAAGGCAAAGGCCGCATGGAAGACTTGGATTTGCTGGATTCTGTCGGCAACCAAATGGCAGGCCGCACCATCTGCGCCCTTGCCGACGCCGCCGTCTTCCCTGTCCGCAGCTTTACCAAGCATTTCCGTGATGAGTTTGTGCATTACATCGAACACGGCGGACCGATGAAACCGAATAAGTGGTGCTAAGTTTTCAGACGGCCTCTAAAAGAATTATTTATTAAATACCCGTAACTAGGAACGAACCATGTTACAAATCGAAATCGACGGCAAACAGGTATCTGTGGAGCAGGGTGCGACGGTGATTGAAGCCGCGCACAAGCTCGGTACTTATATCCCGCATTTCTGTTACCACAAAAAACTTTCCATCGCCGCCAACTGCCGTATGTGTTTGGTGGACGTGGAAAAAGCCCCCAAACCTCTGCCCGCCTGTGCCACGCCGGTTACAGACGGCATGATTGTGCGTACGCATTCGGCAAAAGCCCGAGAGGCGCAAGAAGGCGTGATGGAGTTCCTGCTCATCAACCATCCGCTTGATTGTCCGACCTGCGACCAAGGCGGCGAATGCCAGTTGCAGGATTTGGCGATGGGCTACGGCAAAACCACCAGCCGTTATACCGAAGAAAAACGTTCCGTCGTCGGCAAAGACATGGGTCCTTTGGTTTCCGCTGAGGAAATGAGCCGTTGTATCCACTGTACCCGTTGCGTCCGTTTCACCGAAGAAATCGCCGGCGTGCAAGAAATCGCCATGGCCAACCGCGGCGAGCATTCTGAGATCATGCCTTTTATCGGCAAAGCAGTGGAAACCGAATTGTCAGGCAACGTCATCGACTTGTGCCCTGTCGGCGCATTGACCAGCAAACCGTTCCGCTTCAACGCGCGTACTTGGGAATTGAACCGCCGCAAATCCGTTTCCGCCCATGACGCTTTGGGCAGCAACCTGATTGTGCAAACCAAAGACCATACCGTCCGCCGCGTGTTGCCGTTGGAAAACGAAGCCATCAACGAATGCTGGCTGTCCGACCGCGACCGTTTCGCCTACGAAGGCCTGTATCACGAAAGCCGTCTGAAAAACCCGAAAATCAAACAGGGCGGCGAGTGGATGGACGTGGATTGGAAAACCGCGTTGGAGTATGTCCGCAGCGCGATTGAATGTATCGCCAAAGACGGCAACCAAAACCAAGTCGGCGTTTGGGCCAATCCGATGAATACGGTTGAGGAGCTGTATCTGGCCAAAAAACTTGCCGACGGCTTGGGTGTTAAAAACTTTGCAACCCGTTTGCGCCAACAAGACAAACGTCTTTCAGACGGCCTTAAAGGTGCGCAATGGCTGGGACAAAGCATTGAATCTTTGGCTGACAACGATGCCGTATTGGTAGTCGGCGTGAACTTGCGCAAAGAACAGCCGCTCCTGACCGCCCGCCTGCGCCGCGCCGCCAAAGACCGTATGGCATTGAGCGTATTGGCCAGCAGTAAAGAAGAATTGTTTATGCCGCTTCTGTCTCAAGAAGCCGCACATCCCGACGAATGGGCAGGCCGTCTGAAAAACCTGTCTGCCGATGCGGAACACGCGATTACCGCGAGCCTGAAAAACGCTGAAAAAGCAGCGGTGATTTTGGGCGCGGAAGTGCAAAACCATCCCGATTACGCCGCGATTTACGCCGTCGCGCAAGAACTGGCGGACGCGACCGGCGCGGTACTGGGCATTCTGCCGCAAGCTGCCAACAGCGTCGGTGCGGATGTCTTGGGTGTGAATTCCGGCGAGAGCGTTGCCGAAATGGCAAATGCGCCGAAACAGGCAGTTTTGCTGCTCAACGTCGAGCCGGAAATCGATATGGCGGACGGTGCAAAAGCCGTAGCCGCGTTGAAACAGGCGAAAAGTGTGATGGCGTTTACGCCGTTTGTCAGCGAAACGCTGCTGGACGTGTGCGACGTATTGTTGCCGATTGCGCCGTTTACCGAAACATCGGGTAGCCTCATCAATATGGAAGGCCGTCTGCAATCCTTCCACGGTGTCGTTCAAGGCTTCGGCGATTCGCGTCCGCTGTGGAAAGTGTTGCGCGTATTGGGCAACCTGTTTGACCTGCAAGGCTTTGAATACCACGATACCGCCGCGATTCTGAAAGACGCGCTGGACGCGGAAAGCCTGCCGTCCAAACTGAACAACCGCGCTGCTTCGACTCAAAAAGATTTTCAGACGACCTCAAGCCGCCTCGTGCGCGTGGGTGGAGTCGGTATTTATCACACCGATGCCATCGTGCGCCGTTCCGCACCGTTGCAAGCGACCAGCCATGCCGCCGTGCCTGCCGCGCGTGTAAATCCAAACACTTTGGCACGCTTAGGCCTGCAAGACGGACAAACCGCCGTCGCCAAACAAAACGGCGCAGGCGTATCGGTTGCCGTCAAAGCCGATGCCGGTTTGCCTGAAAACGTGGTGCATCTGCCGCTGCATACCGAAAATGCCGCGCTGGGTGCGTTGATGGACACTATTGAACTGGCGGGAGCTTGATCATGCAAGAATGGTTCCAAAACCTCTTTGCCGCAACGCTCGGTCTGGGCGATTTGGGTATCACCGTAGGCTTGGTGGTATCCGTCATCGTCAAAATCGTGATTATCCTGATTCCGCTGATTCTGACCGTTGCCTACCTGACGTATTTCGAGCGTAAAGTCATCGGCTTTATGCAGCTTCGTGTCGGCCCGAACGTGACCGGCCCGTGGGGTCTGATTCAGCCGTTTGCCGACGTGTTCAAACTCTTGTTTAAAGAGGTAACCCGTCCGAAGCTGTCAAACAAAGCCTTATTCTATATCGGCCCGATTATGTCACTCGCCCCGTCTTTTGCGGCGTGGGCAGTGATTCCGTTCAACGAAGAATGGGTGTTGACCAACATCAATATCGGCCTTTTGTACATCCTGATGATTACCTCGCTGTCGGTTTACGGCGTGATCATTGCGGGCTGGGCTTCCAACTCCAAATATTCGTTCTTGGGCGCAATGCGTGCTTCCGCACAAAGCATTTCCTACGAGATTGCCATGAGTGCCGCGCTAGTGTGCGTCGTGATGGTATCGGGCAGCATGAACTTCTCCGACATCGTTGCCGCGCAGGCTAAAGGTATTGCCGGCGGTTCGGTATTCTCTTGGAACTGGCTGCCGCTCTTCCCCATCTTCATCGTCTATCTGATTTCCGCCGTTGCCGAAACCAACCGCGCGCCGTTTGACGTGGCAGAGGGTGAATCTGAAATCGTTGCCGGCCACCACGTTGAATACTCTGGCTTCGCATTCGCACTGTTCTTCCTCGCCGAATACATTTTCATGATTCTGATTGCCGCGCTGACATCGCTGATGTTCCTCGGCGGCTGGTTGTCTCCGTTCCCGCAAAGTTGGGGCTTTATCGGTACGCCTTCCGCATTCTGGATGTTCGTAAAAATGGCGGCGGTTCTGTACTGGTACCTGTGGATCCGTGCAACCTTCCCACGCTACCGTTACGACCAAATCATGCGTTTGGGCTGGAAAGTGCTGATTCCGATCGGCTTCGCCTACATCGTGATTTTGGGCGTGTGGATGATTTCACCGCTGAATTTGTGGAAATAGGGCAGGGAGGCCGTCTGAAAGTTTTCAGGTAGCCTATAACCCAAATTTTTAACCGTTTCAAACCGAGAGAACCTAATGAAAGCTCAATGCCTGTGTGGCGCAGTATCACTGGAAACCGCCGAAAACCGCGAACTCCACGCCTGCCATTGCGGAAAATGCCGCGTATGGGGCGGCGGCGCGTCTTTTACTTTGGCCGCCCAGTCGCCTGAAATTACAGGCAGCGAACACATTGCGCATTATCAGTCGTCCGAATGGGCGCAACGCTGTTTTTGCAAACACTGCGGCACACATCTGTTTGTGAAAGTTGGCAACGATTATTACATCAACGCCGGGCTGTTTGCCGACAACGCGGGCTTTGAAACCACTTCGCAAATCTTTATCGATTGCAAAGCTCCGTATTACGACTTGGCCAACGATACCCCGAAGCTGACCGAAGCAGAGTTTTTAGAAATGGTGGGCGCGGCAGGTTAAAAAACCGCTTTCAGACGGCCTGTAAACAGAACAATCCGAAAAGAGCATCCGAAAATGGCTAATTTAGTAAAAACCTTCCTGCTGGGCGAATTGGTGAAAGGCATGGGCGTAACGCTCAAAAATTTCTTCGCCCGCAAAGACACGATTTACTTCCCTGAAGAAAAAACGCCGCAATCCGTGCGTTTCCGCGGTTTGCACGCGCAACGCCGTTATCCGAACGGCGAAGAGCGCTGTATTGCGTGTAAATTGTGCGAGGCAGTTTGTCCGGCAATGGCGATTAACATCGAATCGGAAGAACGCGAAGACGGCACGCGCCGCACCAAGCGTTACGACATCGACCTGACCAAGTGCATCTTCTGTGGTTTCTGCGAAGAGGCCTGCCCGACCGATGCGATTGTGGAAACCCATATTTTTGAATACCACGGCGAGAAAAAAGGCGACTTGCACATGACCAAGCCGATTCTTTTGGCCATTGGCGACAAATACGAAGCCGAAATCGCCAAGCGCAAAGCCGCTGACGCGCCGTATCGTTAAGGAGCAGACGAATGACTTTTTCCGCGATTCTGTTCTATATTCTTGCCGCCATCGTTTTGTACGGTGCGGTTCGTACCGTTACCGCTAAAAACCCCGTACATGCCGCTTTGCATCTGGTGCTGACCTTCTGCGTAAGCGCGATGATTTGGATGCTGATGCAGGCCGAATTCTTGGGCGTGACGCTGGTGGTGGTTTACGTCGGCGCCGTGATGGTGTTGTTCCTGTTCGTCGTGATGATGTTGAACATCGACATTGAAGAAATGCGCGCCGGTTTCTGGCGTCATGCGCCTGTTGCCGGTGTGGTCGGCACATTGTTGGCGGTTGCCCTGATCCTGATTCTAGTCAACCCGAAAACCGACCTGGCCGCATTTGGTCTGATGAAAGACATTCCCGCCGATTACAACAATATCCGCGATTTGGGCAGCCGTATTTATACCGACTACCTGTTGCCGTTTGAATTGGCGGCGGTATTGCTGCTGTTGGGCATGGTGGCCGCGATTGCGCTGGTTCACCGCAAAACCACCAATCCGAAACGTATGGATCCTGCCGACCAAGTTAAAGTACGCGCCGACCAAGGCCGTATGCGTCTGGTGAAAATGGAAGCGGTCAAACCGCAAGTCGAATCTGCCGAAGAAAGCGAAGTTTCAGACGGCCTCAAGCCGGAAGGGGAGGGCAAAGCATGATTACCTTGACGCATTATCTGGTATTGGGTGCGCTCCTGTTCGGTATCAGCGCAATGGGTATCTTTATGAACCGTAAAAACGTGCTGGTATTGTTGATGTCTATCGAGCTGATGCTCTTGGCGGTGAACTTCAACTTTATCGCTTTCTCGCAACATTTGGGCGATACTGCCGGACAAATTTTCGTATTCTTCGTACTGACCGTTGCCGCTGCCGAATCTGCCATCGGTTTGGCGATTATGGTGCTGGTGTACCGCAACCGACAAACAATCAACGTTGCCGATTTGGATGAGTTGAAAGGGTAATCATGAACGATATGACTTTATATTTGATAATTGCCCTTGTTCCATTGGCAGGCTCGTTGATTGCGGGTTTGTTCGGCAACAAAATCGGTCG includes:
- a CDS encoding GFA family protein; the encoded protein is MKAQCLCGAVSLETAENRELHACHCGKCRVWGGGASFTLAAQSPEITGSEHIAHYQSSEWAQRCFCKHCGTHLFVKVGNDYYINAGLFADNAGFETTSQIFIDCKAPYYDLANDTPKLTEAEFLEMVGAAG
- a CDS encoding NADH-quinone oxidoreductase subunit J, whose amino-acid sequence is MTFSAILFYILAAIVLYGAVRTVTAKNPVHAALHLVLTFCVSAMIWMLMQAEFLGVTLVVVYVGAVMVLFLFVVMMLNIDIEEMRAGFWRHAPVAGVVGTLLAVALILILVNPKTDLAAFGLMKDIPADYNNIRDLGSRIYTDYLLPFELAAVLLLLGMVAAIALVHRKTTNPKRMDPADQVKVRADQGRMRLVKMEAVKPQVESAEESEVSDGLKPEGEGKA
- a CDS encoding excalibur calcium-binding domain-containing protein translates to MKGIIVKWDDEKGYGFIRIDGSKQEIFCHISDFSQRSPRPELNEAVGFEVSANGKGKNVAKQIRYLNREARDFKQNHNHRSSAKKKSFFALDSSSFILTKLVGLALFGLIGYQIYQFAAAKLVPKQTNAPVELNDPATIQAKKSNSNKYRCDGRQYCSQMVSCEEAKWFLQNCSDTKMDGDGDGIPCEDKCGGW
- the nuoF gene encoding NADH-quinone oxidoreductase subunit NuoF, which produces MAIYQSGVIFDQVDTANPDCWTLDEYVKRGGYTALRKILSENISQTDVIDEVKTSGLRGRGGAGFPTGLKWSFMPRSFPGEKYVVCNTDEGEPGTFKDRDIIMFNPHALIEGMIIAGYAMGAKAGYNYIHGEIFEGYQRFEAALEQARAAGFLGKNILGSDFEFELFAHHGYGAYICGEETALLESLEGKKGQPRFKPPFPASFGLYGKPTTINNTETFSSVPFIIRDGGQAFADKGIPNAGGTKLFCISGHVERPGNYEVPLGTPFAEVLKMAGGMRGGKKLKAVIPGGSSAPVLPADIMMQTNMDYDSISKAGSMLGSGAIIVMDEDVCMVKALERLSYFYYDESCGQCTPCREGTGWLYRIVHRIVEGKGRMEDLDLLDSVGNQMAGRTICALADAAVFPVRSFTKHFRDEFVHYIEHGGPMKPNKWC
- the nuoD gene encoding NADH dehydrogenase (quinone) subunit D, producing MANKLRNYTINFGPQHPAAHGVLRMILELDGEQIVRADPHIGLLHRGTEKLAETKTYLQALPYMDRLDYVSMMVNEQAYCLAVEKLAGIDVPIRAQYIRVMFAEVTRILNHLMGIGSHAFDIGAMTAILYAFRDREELMDLYEAVSGARMHAAYFRPGGVYRDLPDFMPKYESSKFRNAKVLKQLNESREGTMLDFIDAFCERFPKNIDTLETLLTDNRIWKQRTVGIGVVSPERAMQKGFTGVMLRGSGVEWDVRKKQPYEVYDQMDFDIPVGVNGDCYDRYLCRMEEMRQSVRIIKQCADWLRVNPGPVITTNHKFAPPKRTEMKTGMEDLIHHFKLFTEGMHVPEGETYTAVEHPKGEFGVYIISDGANKPYRLKIRAPGFAHLQGMDEMAKGHMLADVVAIIGTQDIVFGEVDR
- the nuoG gene encoding NADH-quinone oxidoreductase subunit NuoG, whose protein sequence is MLQIEIDGKQVSVEQGATVIEAAHKLGTYIPHFCYHKKLSIAANCRMCLVDVEKAPKPLPACATPVTDGMIVRTHSAKAREAQEGVMEFLLINHPLDCPTCDQGGECQLQDLAMGYGKTTSRYTEEKRSVVGKDMGPLVSAEEMSRCIHCTRCVRFTEEIAGVQEIAMANRGEHSEIMPFIGKAVETELSGNVIDLCPVGALTSKPFRFNARTWELNRRKSVSAHDALGSNLIVQTKDHTVRRVLPLENEAINECWLSDRDRFAYEGLYHESRLKNPKIKQGGEWMDVDWKTALEYVRSAIECIAKDGNQNQVGVWANPMNTVEELYLAKKLADGLGVKNFATRLRQQDKRLSDGLKGAQWLGQSIESLADNDAVLVVGVNLRKEQPLLTARLRRAAKDRMALSVLASSKEELFMPLLSQEAAHPDEWAGRLKNLSADAEHAITASLKNAEKAAVILGAEVQNHPDYAAIYAVAQELADATGAVLGILPQAANSVGADVLGVNSGESVAEMANAPKQAVLLLNVEPEIDMADGAKAVAALKQAKSVMAFTPFVSETLLDVCDVLLPIAPFTETSGSLINMEGRLQSFHGVVQGFGDSRPLWKVLRVLGNLFDLQGFEYHDTAAILKDALDAESLPSKLNNRAASTQKDFQTTSSRLVRVGGVGIYHTDAIVRRSAPLQATSHAAVPAARVNPNTLARLGLQDGQTAVAKQNGAGVSVAVKADAGLPENVVHLPLHTENAALGALMDTIELAGA
- the nuoH gene encoding NADH-quinone oxidoreductase subunit NuoH — its product is MQEWFQNLFAATLGLGDLGITVGLVVSVIVKIVIILIPLILTVAYLTYFERKVIGFMQLRVGPNVTGPWGLIQPFADVFKLLFKEVTRPKLSNKALFYIGPIMSLAPSFAAWAVIPFNEEWVLTNINIGLLYILMITSLSVYGVIIAGWASNSKYSFLGAMRASAQSISYEIAMSAALVCVVMVSGSMNFSDIVAAQAKGIAGGSVFSWNWLPLFPIFIVYLISAVAETNRAPFDVAEGESEIVAGHHVEYSGFAFALFFLAEYIFMILIAALTSLMFLGGWLSPFPQSWGFIGTPSAFWMFVKMAAVLYWYLWIRATFPRYRYDQIMRLGWKVLIPIGFAYIVILGVWMISPLNLWK
- the nuoK gene encoding NADH-quinone oxidoreductase subunit NuoK, translating into MITLTHYLVLGALLFGISAMGIFMNRKNVLVLLMSIELMLLAVNFNFIAFSQHLGDTAGQIFVFFVLTVAAAESAIGLAIMVLVYRNRQTINVADLDELKG
- a CDS encoding NADH-quinone oxidoreductase subunit C translates to MASIQNLYETVSRVLGNQASKVISALGEITVECLPEHYVSVMTTLRDHEELHFELLVDLCGVDYSTYKNEAWQGKRFAVVSQLLSVKNNQRIRVRVWVSDDDFPVVESVVPVYNSADWYEREAFDLYGIMFNNHPDLRRILTDYGFVGHPFRKDFPISGYVEMRYDEEQKRVIYQPVTIEPREITPRIVREENYGGQ
- the nuoE gene encoding NADH-quinone oxidoreductase subunit NuoE yields the protein MLSAESLKQIDIELAKYPADQRRSAIMGALRIAQTEKGWLAPETIAFVADYIGISPAQAYEVATFYNMYDLEPVGKYKLTVCTNLPCALRGGMATGEYLKQKLGIGYGETTPDGKFTLVEGECMGACGDAPVMLVNNHSMCSFMTEEAIEKKLAELE
- the nuoI gene encoding NADH-quinone oxidoreductase subunit NuoI, with the protein product MANLVKTFLLGELVKGMGVTLKNFFARKDTIYFPEEKTPQSVRFRGLHAQRRYPNGEERCIACKLCEAVCPAMAINIESEEREDGTRRTKRYDIDLTKCIFCGFCEEACPTDAIVETHIFEYHGEKKGDLHMTKPILLAIGDKYEAEIAKRKAADAPYR